CAGGTATGTCCAAGGTGATTCCTGCCGAGGTATAAATGGAAAAGCTCTTTTGCTTCCATATATTCAATGTTCCTTTAAGCGGTATTCCGATGTAGTTGATTTTCTGAATGCCTTCCATGCGGTTGTCACCAATTATGGTAAAATCAGAGCGCAAATGCGTGTATTGGAGACCGATTTCTCCGCCCCAACGCTCATTTATGTTTTTATGCAGTGTAAGGGAGAATGTGACAGGCATCCGGTGATGTGATTTCTTCAGTTCTTCTTTGGGTTCTCCTGATATGATGTCATCGGAAGGAATGAATCTCTTGTGGGCATCTGTATGTTTTTCTCCTCCCGAATAAGACAAGCTTAAAGTCCAGTTCTTTTTACTGTTAGAGACGTATGAGGGCATCATACCATAAGGAGTGTTTTTATCGCTTATGGCATATTGGTTGTCCGTTGTTTTTCGTTCAGGCAATGATGTACTGTCTTTTTTCTCGGTAGGATTGTCTTGTGAAACCATTTCTTGTTTCGTTTCGATAGTTTCTTGGGGTTCAGCATGTGCGTGCCGGGGATTGGACGCATAGATGTTTGAATCTGATAATAAAATAGTTTCGACCTGCTGTTCCTTTTGTGGCTTATCCGTTGATGTGAGCTTCGGTTTTGATTGTTTTTTAGGCGTGTACAAAAAGATGTATAAAGATATGATAGAAGATAATGCAAGCAGCCCTGCCACGATGCGGTATTGGATCAGCAGTTTACGCAACATGTCCTTTGCCCTTGACAGTTGTGAGGAAGAAGAATGAGGGGCTATTTTCAATAATCGGGCTATTTCTTTGTGGGAAAGCCCTTCCAATACCGCTAACTTAAAGATGTGGCGATAGCCTTTGGGCAATCTTTCTATTATCTCAAGTATAGTGTTATAAGTGGGGATCTCATTTGCGTCATAAGATAGTGCCAGGGGTTCTTCATCTTCTTTTATATCATCTAAAGGCTTTGTGACGACGGAACGGCATTGCTCCAAATATTTCAGTGAGATATTCTTCATGATTTTCCCCATCCAGCTTTCCAATTTATCGGGAGAACGCAAGTCACTGATAGATGTGAAGATTATGATAAAACCATCGTGCAGGAGATCGTTTACAATCTCTTTGTCAGCAACATATTGGCAGCAAATCTTTCTCATTTTATGCACGTAAGTAGTATAGAGCAGACTTAAAGCCTGCTCATCCCTTTGCTTGCATAATTCTATTAGTTCTTCGTTGCTCATATCATGTTTCAGTCCATTTATATATGATAAGGCATGACATGAAAGACTGCACGGACATTCGCCTTTTAACTTATATTAGGTAAGTAACTATTCATAATTAGCTTATATGATAAAATTCACCACAGGGGTCACAGAATAGCACAGAGAGAATTTTTTAAAAGACTCTGTGATACTCTGCGTCCTCTGTGGTAAATAAAGAATAATCTGCGGAAATCTGCGCTAATCTGCATTTCAAACTTTCAACTCAACAGCCGGATAATCGTTGCTTTGTCTTGTTGCAACTGGGCAATCAGCGCCTCGATGCCCTCGAACTTCTGTTCCTCACGGATGTATTGCATGAACTCTACCCGAAGAGCGTGCTGGTACAGGTTGCCTTCGAAGCCGATGAGGTGCACCTCGATACTCCGCTCGGTGCCGTTGCCTATCGTGGGGCGGCTGCCGATGTTCAGCATGCCGGCGTAGCGTTTCCCCTCCACATACGCGTAAACGGCATAGACCCCTTCTTTCGGTACCAGCTTGTCGGGGCAGGACGGTTGGAGGTTGGCGGTAGGGAAGCCCAGTTTGCGCCCCACCTGATAGCCGCTTACCACCTGCCCGTCCAGGTAATAACGATAGCCCAAATAGCGGTTGGCACGCGCCACATCGCCTTCTTTCAATAGGTTGCGGATGAGGCTGGAGCTGATAGACAAGCCGTCTTCTTCCAACGCTTGGGCATGGATTACCTCCATACCCAACTCTTTCCCATAGCAGCAATAGTCCTCAAAGCCTTCGCTCCGGTTGTGCCCGAAGCGGTGATCGTAACCGATAACCAGTGCCTGCACGTTGAAACGGGTGTGCAGCAGCTCCATGAACCGCCGTGCCGAGAGCAGCGACAGTTCGTGCGTAAACGGCAAAAGGATGCAATAGTCTGCATCCTCTTGCTGTAACAATTCTTTTTTCTGAGGGAGGCAAGTGAGCCATTGCGGGCAGTAACCGCTCTGCATCACCTGCCGGGGATGGACAGGGAAAGTAACCAGCGCGCTGTGCAGTCCCCTTGCGAGGGCTTCGCGGCGCACCTGGTCTATCAGGTAGCGGTGTCCGCGATGCACGCCATCGAAGCACCCGATAGTGGCTGCGCAAGGCGGAAACGCAAATGGGCTTTCGGCACTGATTATTTCCATAAGTAGATGTTGAGAATTAGTTTATATAATGTGGTCGGCTCAGAAACGCAGATTAACGCAGATTTTCGCGGATTCTTTTAATTTACTATTTTTCGATTTACGAAGTACGATTTAAAGCTCAAATAGTAGATAGTAAATTGTCAAATCGTAAATTACAATAATCTGCGCTAATCCGCGAAAATCTGTGTTTCTGGTAATATCATTTAATTTTGCACACTTACTTATCAGTTTTTAGCCAGACGTTTGATGCCTCGCCAAATCTCGCCAATCCATAATACGAACGACGTGCCGCCGATGATATAAAGCCATTCTATGAGCGGAAGCGGTTCGGTGCGGAACACTTTGCCACCGAAGGTGACGATGATGAACTGTCCGACCAGGATAATCAACGCCACACTCAGCATACCCAATGCGTGGCTGGCGTCACGGAAGATGGAATGGTTGGTTCCGAATACGCTGGCATTAAACAGGTTCCAGAACTGAAGCATAACGAATACCGTGAAGAATACGGTAAGGTAGTGCACGTTCATTTCGCCGTTGGGAAGCAAACCTTCGGGTAATCCCTTGAAATAAGCCAACATACCCATCAGGATGACGAGGAATCCCAACCCTACGCCAAAGATGTTGTTGCGCATCGCCGGCGTGATGATGAAGTCGGTACGTTTACGAGGTTTCTCGTTCATCACGTCCATGCTGGGCGAAATAGATGCCAGTGCCATGGCGGCGAAGGTATCCATAATCAGGTTCACCCAAAGCATCTGCGTCACCGTAAGCGGAAGGGAAGTGCCGAAGAATGCGCCTAACAATACGCTCAACAAAGCTACTACATTAATGGTCAGCTGGAATACGATGAAACGCTGGATATTCTTATACAAGGAGCGTCCCCACATCACGGCGGTGGCAATGCTATGGAAGGAATCATCGAGCAAGGTGATGTCGCTCGCCTCTTTAGCCACCGATGTACCTGTACCCATCGAAAGTCCTACCTGTGCGTGGTTCAATGCCGGGGCATCGTTGGTCCCGTCGCCTGTTACAGCCACTACAGCACCTTTCTGCTGCAGGAGTTGCACCAATCGTTGCTTGTCCATCGGGCGGGCACGGCTCATCACTTTCAAGTCGAGCACACGGTCGAGAGCTTCTTCATCGCTCAAAGCAGCAAACTCCACGCCCGTAATGCGGTTGCGTTCGGTATCTTCGGGTTTCCACAAACCTATCTGACGGGCAATCTCGGTAGCTGTTCCCGGTGTATCGCCGGTCACAATCTTCACGCTGATGCCTGCCGACTGGCATTTCTTTACGGCATCAGGCACATCGGGACGAATCGGATCACTGATGGCAAAGATGCCCAAGAAGGTCAATCCGCCTTCGTTTACCAGTTCGGCACAATCGGTCGATGCATCCGTGGGCACTATCTTATAGGCAAGCCCCAAGGTACGCATTGCCTTGTTCTGATAAGCAAGCAGCTGCTCATTGTTGGCATCCACCTGTTCCTTGCTTACGTTGCATTTGCCCATCACGATTTCAGGTGCGCCTTTCACGTAAAGTATCCGCTTTTGCTGGATAGGCGAATCTACCAGCGTAGCCATATACTTGCGTTCGGTGGAGAACGTAAGTTGGTTCACTACTTTAGCACCTGCCCGCAGCGTTTCATAATTCTTACCCTTGCCGTTGAGCCAAAGCAGCAGTGCCACCTCAGTCGGATTTCCTACACCCGACGGCTTTTCACCTTCCGCTTTCTCTTCAAGGAAAGCGGTAGAGTTGGCTGCAATGCCTTCAGCTATCAGGTCGGGCTGGCTTTCATCCAGTTTTGCGTCATATACCTGCATCAGATTCTGTGTCAGTGTACCGGTTTTATCCGTACAAATTACGGTGATGGCACCCATTGTTTCGCAGGCATGCATCTTGCGCACCAGATTGTTGGTCTTCAGCATCCGGCGCATATTCAGAGCCAAGCTGAGGGTGACACTCATCGGCAAGCCTTCGGGCACAGCCACGACAATCAGAGTAACCGCCATCATGAAATACTTCAATACGATACGGGCTATGTCCAGCCATTGATGCCAGTCATTTACCGTATTCGCCTGTAGGTAAGCATACAGGTCTTTCGAAGTAAATATAATAAAGGTAAGGGCAGCAATGGTAAATCCAGCCTTCCCAATCAGGTTGGCAAGTTTAGACAACTGGATATTCAGCGGAGTCTGTTCCTGGCTTTGCTCGGTAGCCTGACGTGCCACTTTGCCAATCTCGGTTGCATCACCCACCCGTTCGACACGCATCATACCATGACCGTCGGTAATGGTAGTACCGCGCATCACACTATTCGAAGGATAAGTAGCCTCATCATCAAAATCGGCTTCCACCGTTGTCTTGTTCACCATCAACTCTCCGGTCAAGCTCGATTCATTCACCTGAAGCGATACGGCTTCCAGCAAGGTACCGTCGGCTGGCACTTCTTCGCCTGTATTCAGAATAACAATATCGCCTACCACGACATCTTTGCGGGGAATCTCGTGTACCTTCCCGTTTCGGATAACCGTAACAGGAGTTTCTTCGCCCACTGCATTCAGAAGGTCGAACTTCTTGTTCGCGTCATATTCGAAATAGAATCCGATGCCCGTAGCCAAGAAGATAGCGAAGAAAATACCAATGGTTTCGGCATATTCATTCTCAATAATGGAAATGATTAACGAAAAGACTGCCGCTACCAGCAACACCCGGATAACAGGGTCTTGAAATTTTTCTAAATAAAGTTTCCACATGGAAGGCCGCTTAGGGGGAGTAAGCAGGTTGACTCCGTATTTCTCGCGGCTGGAGAGAACTTCCTGATCGGTAAGTCCGGTCAAGTGGGGTTCATTTGCTTTTTGTGACATAATGCCTGTTTATTAGTTAATTTTAGTGCCGCAAAAATACAACATATATTGTAAGAACGGATAAAGATTAGTTTTTTTTTCGAAAAAATATGCTCAACTATTGCAAGTCTCACTATAAACCATTACCTTTGCGCTCAGTTTTTAAGGAATACTTTTTGTGTAGGACTTGTAGCTCAGTTGGTTAGAGCAACAGACTCATAATCTGGAGGTCCCAGGTTCAAGCCCTGGCTGGTCCACTCGAAAACAAAGCGTTAATTGCACGAAATCAAGCAGTTAACGCTTTTCTTTTTGTGTCCCTCTAAGAGTTATGGTAAGCTCAAACTAATAGAAAAGCATATCTTTTGCAGCATTTGTTTACCGCTTGTTTACCGCTAAACAAAAGGAGTAATATGCTGACAATCAATGCAGAAATCAAGAAAGACGGACAACGGTCTGATGGTACTTACAACGTAAAGTTAAGATTCACGCTTGACAGAAAGATGAGAAGGCTGGCAACAAGCCTGTTCGTTACAAGTAAGGACTTAACTAAAGAATTGAAAATCAAACAGACATCATCTATCAGGCAAGAAGTGGATAGCCTGATTCGCAGTTATCAGGAGAAGTGTGCCAAGCTACAAATTGAACTAAACCATTATACACTTGATGAAGTAATGGACTATTTGGACGGTGAACGTCAGAGGCAGCAAACCATTGACTTTATAAAGTTCAGTCGTGAGTGGATAGCCTCAGCTACTATTAAAGGCGCAGCCAATTACACTTCTGCCCTTAATGCGCTAATCCGCTTCATTGGTAAAGAAGAATTGGACGTGAATCTGATAACCCTTGACTTCTTAGAGAACTTCAAAGCGTTTTTGAATAAAGAGCGTGAAGCAAGAACAAATAAACTGATAGCACAAGGCAAACGTGTTCCCTCTAATCGTTCTTTGTCTCTCTATTTGGTGAGCATCAAAAAGCTATTCAATGAAGCCAAAAAGAAGTACAACAAGAAAGACAAGAATCTGATTCTGATACCCCACTCACCTTTTGAGGACTTTGCCATACCCAAACAAGAAGCCACACGCAAGAGAGCCATATCCACAGACATCATAAAGAAGATATGGAAGTTGCCTTATAAAGACATGAAGAAAGGCTATAAAGCCACTTGCCGCTATAATTTGGCAAAAGATTGCTTTATTCTCTCATTCTGTTTAATGGGAATCAATTCAGCAGACCTTTATAATGCCACAGAAATGAAGAATAACACTATCACCTATTATAGAACCAAAACGAAAGACCGCAGATTGGATAATGCGAAGATGGTAGTAGATGTTCCTCAAATAATTTTGCCTTTAATAGAAAAGTACAAGGACAAGACAGGTAAGCGGTTATTCAACTTCTATCAATACTATGCAGATGAAAAAGACTTCAACAAGGCTATCAACTATGGACTAAAAGAGATTGGTGCATTGCTAAATGTGGAAGATTTGGAATACTATGCTGCCCGGCATAGTTGGGCTACCATTGCCTTGAACAAAGTAGGCATTGATAAATATGTAGTTCATGCAGCTTTGAACCACATTGACGATTCTATGAAAGTGACCGATATTTATATAGAGCGTGATTTTGTGAATGAGAATAAAGCTAATGACAAGGTGGTGAGATATGTGTTTGGCAAATAGTTCTGAAAGAGTGACGCAAATCTATCTTGACAGCTTTGACAATGAGCAGATAGATGAAGCAATGAAATCTCTCTTTTAACGAAAATAATCCTGTTTATCAGAACGATAGGCAGGATTATTTTTTAATTTTGTAGAAAAACAGCATTTATGGAAATATCCGACTTTCTAAGAAAACGAGAACCACTCCCTACATTGCCTGGCGATTACAAGGAAAATGCAGAATGGGAGGAAGAAAGATTATTTAATGCTTGGATAAAGAAATATCCGGCAGAAAAATGTACCGACATAAAAGAACGGTTACAATATATCCGTAAATATGCTTTGCTCTATCCTGATTTTGATGGTGAAGAATGGTTCCCATCTCAAGCCGCCATAAACTATTATGAAATTAGACAGGAAAGGCTTGAATACTGCAAATTGTCAGAAGCAGATTTCTATTCACTGAAAGAAATACAGGAATCAATCAAGGAGTTAGGCATACAGCCAAAACCGACTTTTGAATTTATCGTTTATTTATGGGATATACTTAAAAGATGGTGGGAACATGGAGATGTTGAACTTGTAACAGAAAGGATAAAGCGTCTGTTCGGCTTGATTGAGAAACAGCCTGATGTACACCTGAAACTTGATGTAAGTGTGGGCAGGAAACATATAAAATTTGAAAATGATAGATTCATAAAGTCTTTGTTTGCTGTTTTCCTTAATTCAAATGTTGAGGGCTTAAACAGTGTGGAAACCGTCAAACCTGACAAACTTGAAATAGATTATATCTTGATAAAGACCCTGCTAGACAACCTCCCAATAAAATATACGAAAGAAAAGAAAGGTAAATACACAAAGGCGGAGAGGATTTTTTCTCTTAGCGTTCTTTGGCTGACAGGGGAAATTGCTCATGGAAAAAATGACTGCCCATTGGATACAGAAACTTTTAATAACGGGACATTTGACTTGTTGATGAGAAGATACAAGGATATGCCATTACCAGCAGTGTTTGCTTTACATTAGAGTAAGAAAAGCGTGTTTTTCTTACTTGTAATTGAACCTTGAAGCCGTAGTACCTTTGCACCTGAAATCAGACAGCAGACCACACGTTGTGGCTGACTTATCCCTGATTACACTAGAAATATGAAGAAAGAAAATTATTTTCAAGTCGAAGTTTCAGTAAATAACGAAACTCGTAAGGTGGCTTTCGCCAAGGGCATTAACCGTGAAGTGAATTTTGCAAACGTCAAAAAACTATTGGCTGAAATGGGTCTCAAAGGCTACCGCAAGGCAGAGATGGTACAGGTCTTTCGTGCTGAGGATGCTATTGCCAATGGGGACATTGTTCTTATTGACATCAATGGCAATGAAATCAACAAGGACAATGCGAATGGCTATTATCTCATTATTGACGGGCAACACCGTGTTTATGCCGCTTCTATGCTCAATCGTGAACGTGAGAAACAAGGTGAGCGTACATTTCAAGTTCCCGGCATACTCATAGAGCTTGCAGAAAATGAAACCATTGCGGAATATATCTCCGCCGTAAACATCACTAAAATGCCGTGGAAAACGGATGATTATATTCGTGGTGCAGCCAATGTAAAACAAGATGAGTTACTTGATAAATACAATGAGCTTATCAGGACAGACGATAACCCCAACGGCTATCCTCTAAGCACATTGAACATAATCTATTGTAACAATCCCAAAGCCATGAATAAGACAAGCCTGTCATTACTCTGTCAAGGCAAGAATGAGAAAGGCAGAGGCAAAGTGAAGAAGCCAATTATTCCAGCCCACAATATAGAGCGTGGAAACCGTTTTATCGCACTTTGTAAGGATAAAGGGTTCTCCGACAAAGACATTTCCAAACGATACTTGTCCGAAAAGTTTTCCGATTTATTCAATGAGGGTGGAGAAGATAAAGCCTTTGACATATTCAGCCGGATAACACCTAATGACTGTCAAGCCATGCACAATGACAAGGGCAATCTCATAGAAGAAAAAGTGATTGAACAATTCCGATTAATTGAAAGCAGAATAGCGTAACCTACAAATGGATATGGCTTTCAGAGAATCCCCTTATACGGGGATTCCTGAAGCTGTCGGTAACAAAAATTTGAACACATGATACTATATGAAAGGAAAGGGAATATGTACGAGTTTGTAACTCATACATGGAATCCGATAAAAGGTAAGTGTTACCACGATTGCAGTTATTGCTACATGAAGAAAATCAACCCTGATGCGCAGCCGGTTAGGCTTGTTGAAAATGAATTGCAAGGGGATTTTGGAATAAACAAATTTATATTTGTAGGTAGCAGTACTGATATGTTTGCACAGAATGTAAAAGACGAATGGATAAAAGAAGTTCTTGATTTTTGCCTTGTTAAGACCTCCCGACAAGCACAGCAAGAAAGGACACGTTTTATGTTTCAGACAAAGAATCCACAACGCTTGTTGCAATTCATCAGCCACCCGTTGTTTGATGTGGAAAGAAAGCAAGCCGTAATTTGCACCACATTGGAAACAAACCGTCATTATCCTGATATTATGAACAATGCCCCACTCCCACAAGACAGGGCGGAAGCCATGAATGCCATAGCAAAATTAGGCATTGAAACTTTTGTGACGGTAGAGCCTATCATGGATTTTGACTTAGGCGAATTTGTGTCACTTGTCAAAAGATGCAATCCTCTGCAAGTCAATATTGGAATAAACACCAATGCAAATATAAAATTGCCCTGTCCTGCCATCGAAAAGCTGATTAATTTGATACTCTTGCTAACCATATTTACAAAGGTACATATCAAGAAGAATGCGAATAATGAAAACAATCTATGTAAATCGCTGATTCACAAACTAAAGAAGAATATATTCTTTGAACAACCTGTTCCTTAAAAAGTAAAGGGCATTCCGCATTACACGGTTTGCCCTCTATTTTTATACAAACTCATAGCCACTTTTCCGGCTACCGTCTGCCAACGGAATCTTTACAGGCTTTATCCTAATTCCAAACCGTTTTTCCAAATGGCTTGCAACTCCCTTTTGCCTGATTCCATATCTTGCATACACTTCTTCCATTTTCTGCTTTATCATATCAGTAAGCATTCTTGTTCCAACAGGAAAGATAGCCCTAAACTCCTTATAAAGATGATAAGTTGCCTGTTTGTTCATCATTTCATTTTTAAGATTCAGTTCCTTATAGCCAAGAGCTTTTATCCGTTCATAACCCAGCGAATCATAATACAGCTTCAAGTCTTCACTTTGACGTTCCATGACTTCATCAACCAATACGAACATACAGGCTTCTTTATTCTTACGATACTCGCAATAGCGTTTCATCCTGTCAGCAAACCCCTCTTTCCTAATGATACACTCCAATTGTTCCTCATAATCTGAATGCAACTCTTTTCCACTGACATTAAAACCGCTATCTTCCAACTGCTTCCTGACTTTGATACCATCCAAATAGTTCTCTTTCTGTACATCATAAGAAAAACACTCGTTCAAATAAGCCATGTCGTTTACAAAGAAACTGTTAGTTGCCTCATTATAGCATACATAATGCTCACTATACTTATTCAGTTTTTGACAAGTTTGAATATCTTTAATGGCAAAATCCCTGTTTGCACCCGTCAAACTGTTTTTAAGTCGGGCATATTCATAGGAATCTTGCAGCTTCTTTTCTAAATCTGCTTTATATGAATCATCCTTGCTTTCTCCCACATCCACATTATAAATGAAAGTGACAGTGTTCCTGAACGGATTACATTCCAGCCTTTGACGACCTGCTATTTGAGCCAACTCCGTAGCTATGTCAATGGAAGTGTAGGATTTCTTGTTGTCACTTATTACAAAGGTAGATGCACAAGTTGAATAGAAATCACACCCAGCAAAGGCTGTGGAAGTGCAAAACGTGAAATTCTTATGCTGTTCTCCTTTTAATGGAATCACACCTATTCCATAATCCAGCCCTAACTTCTTTACAAGCTGTTCATTTTCAAGAGTAGAAGCCACTACTATATTGACATCATCAGTCTGTAATCCTGTTTGCCTGATGATATTTATAATGTTGGTAACGCTATTCAAGAAGATAACACACTCTTTCGATTCAATCTTTTCATCATTTGCAAGGACGAACGGATAAATACCTTTCTGATAGTT
The Phocaeicola salanitronis DSM 18170 genome window above contains:
- a CDS encoding sigma-70 family RNA polymerase sigma factor, yielding MSNEELIELCKQRDEQALSLLYTTYVHKMRKICCQYVADKEIVNDLLHDGFIIIFTSISDLRSPDKLESWMGKIMKNISLKYLEQCRSVVTKPLDDIKEDEEPLALSYDANEIPTYNTILEIIERLPKGYRHIFKLAVLEGLSHKEIARLLKIAPHSSSSQLSRAKDMLRKLLIQYRIVAGLLALSSIISLYIFLYTPKKQSKPKLTSTDKPQKEQQVETILLSDSNIYASNPRHAHAEPQETIETKQEMVSQDNPTEKKDSTSLPERKTTDNQYAISDKNTPYGMMPSYVSNSKKNWTLSLSYSGGEKHTDAHKRFIPSDDIISGEPKEELKKSHHRMPVTFSLTLHKNINERWGGEIGLQYTHLRSDFTIIGDNRMEGIQKINYIGIPLKGTLNIWKQKSFSIYTSAGITLDIPVESTFEKSVWENGQLILRQKNNLYPSLQWSTSFGIGIQYQLAPNIGIYAEPNLHYYFNNGDNIETIRTEKPLNVTLPIGIRFSW
- the ribF gene encoding riboflavin biosynthesis protein RibF, with product MEIISAESPFAFPPCAATIGCFDGVHRGHRYLIDQVRREALARGLHSALVTFPVHPRQVMQSGYCPQWLTCLPQKKELLQQEDADYCILLPFTHELSLLSARRFMELLHTRFNVQALVIGYDHRFGHNRSEGFEDYCCYGKELGMEVIHAQALEEDGLSISSSLIRNLLKEGDVARANRYLGYRYYLDGQVVSGYQVGRKLGFPTANLQPSCPDKLVPKEGVYAVYAYVEGKRYAGMLNIGSRPTIGNGTERSIEVHLIGFEGNLYQHALRVEFMQYIREEQKFEGIEALIAQLQQDKATIIRLLS
- a CDS encoding calcium-translocating P-type ATPase, PMCA-type produces the protein MSQKANEPHLTGLTDQEVLSSREKYGVNLLTPPKRPSMWKLYLEKFQDPVIRVLLVAAVFSLIISIIENEYAETIGIFFAIFLATGIGFYFEYDANKKFDLLNAVGEETPVTVIRNGKVHEIPRKDVVVGDIVILNTGEEVPADGTLLEAVSLQVNESSLTGELMVNKTTVEADFDDEATYPSNSVMRGTTITDGHGMMRVERVGDATEIGKVARQATEQSQEQTPLNIQLSKLANLIGKAGFTIAALTFIIFTSKDLYAYLQANTVNDWHQWLDIARIVLKYFMMAVTLIVVAVPEGLPMSVTLSLALNMRRMLKTNNLVRKMHACETMGAITVICTDKTGTLTQNLMQVYDAKLDESQPDLIAEGIAANSTAFLEEKAEGEKPSGVGNPTEVALLLWLNGKGKNYETLRAGAKVVNQLTFSTERKYMATLVDSPIQQKRILYVKGAPEIVMGKCNVSKEQVDANNEQLLAYQNKAMRTLGLAYKIVPTDASTDCAELVNEGGLTFLGIFAISDPIRPDVPDAVKKCQSAGISVKIVTGDTPGTATEIARQIGLWKPEDTERNRITGVEFAALSDEEALDRVLDLKVMSRARPMDKQRLVQLLQQKGAVVAVTGDGTNDAPALNHAQVGLSMGTGTSVAKEASDITLLDDSFHSIATAVMWGRSLYKNIQRFIVFQLTINVVALLSVLLGAFFGTSLPLTVTQMLWVNLIMDTFAAMALASISPSMDVMNEKPRKRTDFIITPAMRNNIFGVGLGFLVILMGMLAYFKGLPEGLLPNGEMNVHYLTVFFTVFVMLQFWNLFNASVFGTNHSIFRDASHALGMLSVALIILVGQFIIVTFGGKVFRTEPLPLIEWLYIIGGTSFVLWIGEIWRGIKRLAKN
- a CDS encoding phage integrase SAM-like domain-containing protein, which produces MLTINAEIKKDGQRSDGTYNVKLRFTLDRKMRRLATSLFVTSKDLTKELKIKQTSSIRQEVDSLIRSYQEKCAKLQIELNHYTLDEVMDYLDGERQRQQTIDFIKFSREWIASATIKGAANYTSALNALIRFIGKEELDVNLITLDFLENFKAFLNKEREARTNKLIAQGKRVPSNRSLSLYLVSIKKLFNEAKKKYNKKDKNLILIPHSPFEDFAIPKQEATRKRAISTDIIKKIWKLPYKDMKKGYKATCRYNLAKDCFILSFCLMGINSADLYNATEMKNNTITYYRTKTKDRRLDNAKMVVDVPQIILPLIEKYKDKTGKRLFNFYQYYADEKDFNKAINYGLKEIGALLNVEDLEYYAARHSWATIALNKVGIDKYVVHAALNHIDDSMKVTDIYIERDFVNENKANDKVVRYVFGK